The Trueperaceae bacterium genome includes a window with the following:
- a CDS encoding DsbA family oxidoreductase — protein sequence MRVEVFSDIACPWCYIGKTRFERALERYEHAGEVEVVWRSFQLTPDAPVSDPGLTVDHLAEKYGVSRDGALAMMERATREAASEGLEFHLDVALTANTFDAHRVTHLAAARGLVREVMERLMRAYQSEGANVADRETLVRLAAEAGLPADDVRDALASGAYADAVLADLDLARRYGVTGVPFFVFDASAAVSGAQPTELFLAALRQLGPQRRPPRVVADAEDAACGPEGC from the coding sequence ATGCGCGTAGAGGTCTTCTCCGACATCGCCTGCCCCTGGTGCTACATCGGCAAGACGCGCTTCGAGCGGGCGCTCGAGCGCTACGAGCACGCCGGCGAGGTGGAGGTCGTGTGGCGGTCGTTCCAGCTCACGCCCGACGCCCCCGTCTCCGACCCCGGCCTCACGGTCGACCACCTGGCGGAGAAGTACGGCGTCTCGCGCGACGGGGCGCTGGCGATGATGGAGAGGGCGACCAGGGAGGCCGCCTCCGAGGGCCTGGAGTTCCACCTCGACGTCGCCCTGACCGCGAACACGTTCGACGCCCACCGCGTGACCCACCTCGCCGCCGCGCGGGGCCTGGTCCGCGAGGTCATGGAGCGACTCATGCGCGCCTACCAGTCCGAGGGCGCGAACGTCGCCGACCGCGAGACGCTCGTGCGCCTCGCCGCCGAGGCCGGCCTGCCGGCGGACGACGTGCGCGACGCGCTCGCGTCGGGCGCCTACGCCGACGCGGTGCTCGCCGACCTCGACCTCGCCCGCCGCTACGGCGTCACCGGCGTGCCGTTCTTCGTCTTCGACGCCTCCGCCGCCGTCTCCGGCGCCCAGCCCACCGAGCTGTTCCTCGCCGCGCTGCGGCAGCTCGGCCCGCAGCGCCGGCCGCCGCGAGTCGTCGCGGACGCGGAGGACGCCGCCTGCGGGCCGGAAGGCTGCTGA